A DNA window from Onthophagus taurus isolate NC chromosome 1, IU_Otau_3.0, whole genome shotgun sequence contains the following coding sequences:
- the LOC111416636 gene encoding facilitated trehalose transporter Tret1-like, with protein MKISFADNLKRKNGNQFYQYLCTATATLTLLTSAMHYGWPSPSLPKLLANEHHFQISDEQGSWIAVITLIGCPFGAILACTLVNILGRKKVILLTGPNLILAWILVAYGKRVEIMVFARFIAGISDGIIYTVIPMYIGEVADPNIRGLLGSSCSVTMMFGILLVNILGVYFDITTLAMISVSIPLVFLITFPWMPESPYYLVMKGKMEDAKANLRKLKGIEDVDADINRLSNAVKEKNKKEKARIWDLFLVRSNRKGILIIMCLRAVQQLSGISALTFYANTIFKELEDTLSSNITTAIFFSIQCLISMLSAFLLDKAGRKPLLITSAIGCALCLLLQATYYYLNTKLDISHLSLIPIISLICYIIAYCIGLGTIPVLMLSELFPTTIKAFALCFAELYFSLIATAVSKFFQITKDTFGIYVPFYVFGVCTIIGLIWVTFSIPETKGKTLEEIQELLQNGNKEKEDTIEA; from the exons ATGAAAATTTCGTTCGCCGATAacttaaagagaaaaaatgggaatcaattttatcaatatttatgtACAGCTACag caacTTTAACGTTATTAACATCGGCTATGCATTATGGTTGGCCATCACCTTCTTTACCGAAATTGCTAGCGAATGAGCATCATTTCCAAATAAGTGATGAACAAGGTTCTTGGATTGCTGTAATAACTTTAATCGGGTGCCCATTTGGTGCTATTTTAGCTTGCACTTTAGTAAACATTTTGGGGAgaaaaaaagtgattttattaACCGGCCCAAATTTAATCTTAGCCTGGATATTAGTTGCTTATGGTAAACGAGTCGAAATCATGGTTTTCGCGAGATTCATCGCAGGGATTTCAGATGGGATTATATACACGGTGATTCCTATGTATATAGGTGAAGTGGCCGATCCGAATATTCGCGGATTATTGGGTTCAAGTTGCTCGGTTACGATGATGTTTGGAATATTATTAGTAAATATATTGGGGGTTTATTTCGATATAACAACTTTAGCGATGATTTCGGTTTCGATACCGCTCGTTTTTTTGATCACTTTCCCTTGGATGCCGGAAAGTCCTTATTATTTAGTGATGAAGGGAAAAATGGAAGATGCGAAAGcgaatttaagaaaattaaaaggaatCGAAGACGTTGACGCGGATATTAACCGATTAAGTAACgctgttaaagaaaaaaataaaaaggaaaaagcgCGAATTTGGGATTTATTTTTGGTTCGAAGTAATCGAAAAGGAATTTTAATCATAATGTGTTTAAGAGCTGTGCAACAATTAAGCGGGATTTCGGCGTTAACTTTTTATGCCAacaccatttttaaagaacTCGAAGATACTTTATCGTCGAATATAACaacagcgatttttttttcgattcaATGTCTTATTTCGATGTTATCCGCTTTTTTATTAGACAAAGCTGGAAGAAAacctttattaataacatcGGCTATAGGATGCGCTTTATGCCTCTTATTACAAGCAacttattattacttaaacacCAAATTAGACATTTCCCATTTAAGTTTAATCCCAATAATCTCATTAATCTGCTACATAATCGCTTATTGCATAGGATTAGGTACAATCCCTGTTTTAATGCTCAGCGAGCTTTTCCCAACGACCATAAAAGCTTTCGCATTGTGTTTCGCCGAATTATATTTTAGTTTGATCGCGACGGCGGTTTCGAAATTCTTTCAAATCACGAAAGACACCTTTGGTATTTACGTCCCTTTTTATGTCTTCGGGGTTTGTACCATTATCGGATTGATTTGGGTCACCTTTTCAATCCCAGAAACGAAAGGAAAAACGTTAGAAGAAATTCAAGAATTGCTACAAAacggaaataaagaaaaagaagatacGATCGAGGcgtaa